The window gatccggcgagggcgagcctcgccgcccgggcctcgagggcggcctcgtgccgggtgggcgaggctcgcctcgtcagatttggcgagggtcgagcctcacccaaggccGGCGAGGTTCGACCTCGCGCATCCGGCGCGAGGAGGAGCTGGCggggtcgccctcgccggccgtgggcgaggcttgaccctcgccacatccggcgagggcgagcctcgtcgcCTGTgtctcgagggcggcctcgcaccaggcgggcgaggctcgccctcaccgaccttggcaagggtcgagcctcgcccaccgccggcggctcgacctcgccggattcGGCGCGAGGAGGAGCTGGCGGGGTCGCCCCGCCGCCCAGgtctcgagggcggcctcgcaccggcgggcgaggctcgcctcgccggatctggcgagggtcgagcctcgcccactgCCGGcgaagctcgacctcgccagatccggcgcgAGGAGGAGcgggcggggctcgccctcgccgcctaggcctcgagggcggcctcgccggccggccgccgagctccggcgaccggctggaggaagaagatgagcagaaaaaaagaaaagaataaaaattaaaagagaaaatattaaaaaaaaaaatatttaaaatatttaaaatattattaaaaattgtacacgcgccgccgatcaggccacgtcGCCCGGCCGGCGTCCTGCCAGTAAAccgccaaaattggccggaaaggactgaattggcataacgtaaaaaggtttaggactaaatcggcaccaaaaaaggtttaagactaaatcggcacaaaactaaaaggtttaggacttttttggcacttctccCCTTAAGTAGGCCTGATACCATTCATGCGGTTACTAGAAAATGGCTATCGATACCAAAAGGTCccaaacttattgtaattgttcACATCAGCGCCGGTGAGTCATGTAGAACGCTGGCGTCTATGTTATTGTTGGTTAGCAATGGGCCATGTTGATTGGATAGATTAAATTGGTATCGgtacaaaaggtttataatttaattgcaaaaaacaaaaaaaaaataaaacaaaatgtttaagaactgaattgacaataTTACGATAGGTCTAGTACTTTTTAggtaattttccccaaattCATGTTTTGTGCGTTCTTTTCTAATCTTGACCCACCTTATCTAGTAAACCTTTCACCGCGACATATAAATATTGGTTTTCGATATGACGACCATTCGTTTGGAGCGACTTCCATGAATTCCAATATAGTTGTCCCTTCGTGATTGATTTTATATCCGCCACACCACCCATAAAAGCCATCACTGCTTATTATCAAGTGTGGCTAACGTTCAGAACTTTTGTTTgtactaaatttaaatttgatctTCCCGTTATAACTGTAATTGAAACCAGAGAATGCATAAGAATTCTGCATTGTCGATTGAACGGGTAACTGAATTGCCGACAGGATTTCTGGAATTGGTCATGGGACGAATTGGCGGCCTTCGATATACCAGCCGTGTTCGAATTCATCCACGGGCAAACTGGGAAGAAGATCGATTACGTCGGCCACTCATTggtgagaaattattttcagtaCACTTCATGGAATCTGGTCGTACGCCACATACAAATGCGCGTGTTATATGACAGAAGACCCGATCGATGTGCCTATCCTTTCCAGACAACTTAATTTGTACTGCAGATCTGAGGTTCCTGGGtaaattttctttctgtttCCAGGGAACTTTGACAGGTTTGGCATCCATATCAGAAGGGAGACTTGTGGACAAGCTGCGATCGGTGGCTCTGTTGGGCCCCGTCACTTATCTAAGCCATATGACCACCCCCCTCGGCGTCGTCTTGGCGAAAAACTCTGTCGACCAGGTGAACAGATGATTCCCTTGGCTATTTCCCTCTTATTGAAATTAGAGAACTAGGGCGTTCTGTACATATTTGTCCACCTTGATGCCCGAGGGAGCTGTATTTGATGGGTCTGCATTATTGACAGATCGCCATGTCGCTGGGACTGGCCGAGTTCAATCTAGGAGCGTAAGCAAAAGAACCCGCATACATTTCGAGAAGTTCTTATGTTCGATTCAAAGGTTCActtatcttctcttttctcttgcaTTATGACCGTGCATTTGTGTTTGGTCGCAGCAAGCCCTTGGCCGACCTTGTCCAGGATTTTTGCCATTTTCCTGGCGTTGATTGCTTCAATTTACTAGCTGCATTTACCGGTACTGCCTAGCTTCGCCGCGCCAGATACGTTCTTGAACTCAAACAGGGAATAATTAAGCTGATCATGTTTGATTTCGACTGATCCGTTCCAGGCTCAAACTGCTGTCTCAATGATTCCACCATCAATCTCTTCTTGAAGAATGAACCGCAATCGTCGTCCGTCAAGAACATGGTCCATTTGGGTCAATGTAGGTTCAGTGCACGGTCCATCCTCTTGCTGAGGGTTTTAAGCCAAAAGGACATGCGATTTAGGTCAATGCTCATTCAATTGAATCGGAATTGTTGCTTGCAGTGTTTCGCGGTGGCGTGTTGGCGAAGTACGACTACGGGAATGCCAGCTCCAATGCGGCGCACTACGGGGACGCGAGGCCGCTGGTCTACAACCTCTCCAACATCCCCCGCGACCTCCCTATCTTTCTCAGCTATGGAGGCCAGGACGCGCTCTCCGACAAGAGGGACGTCCAGCAGCAGCTCGAGAGCTTGAAGCTCCACGACGCCGGCAAGCTCACCGTCCAGTTCATCGAAGATTACGCTCACGCGGATTTCGTAATGGGAGTGAATGCCAAGGACATTGTGTTTGGTCCATTGTTGTCTTTCTTCAAAAACCAGCAGTAACTCCTAGCGACTAGGCCAAATTTACGGATAGGAATCGAGGGAAATGAATGACGCGACATGAACATTTAATTTCACTTCTTCTAGTCATTGTCATTGCCATTGCCAATTAGCGCACGAAATTTGTCGAGCTTGATCGGCCGTACCACGAGAGTCAAGCGCATGGAATCGAATCGCTAACGAATTGTAGCTTGCAAGGGTAAATTCGTGATCCGGTCGCACATCACGTGTGCCATTCTCATGGTGAATCGGATTCTATCCGCTACGGACGAACCGAATAATGAAACGTCTATTTCACTACGATTTCCCATTCAATTGCTGCGTAATAACgccaataagaaaaaaaagaaaactaaaaagagaaaagaagaaaaccttCACAATCAGCATCTCATTCCCAATGTCAGGATTTCTCATGCAAAAAGGGTTAGAAAATAGACCcattaaacgggtgggtcgggtccggtgataaatggtccgacccaaatcgacccatttaacccatttattgtagtgcaaattttttgacccatacccaacccgacctatacccaacccatacccgacccatttaatgaaacataaaaagcttatatatatatatatatatatatatatatatatatatatatatatatattttaaatggtATTACTAACATGATTTTATacaacataaatttttaaaataattatttaaaaaaatcgaattttaattcttttttatttttaaaaattaattttttaattatttttaaaaattaatttttaattatttttaaaaattaattttttaattattttaaattttctttttctcttttctcttttctttttcttttttctttttttttttcttcttcctcttcttttggcTCGCCGTCGGCCAAGAACCGGCCACAGCGGCCGGCTCGCCCGTCTTTGCCGATGCCGGCGAGCGCAAGCTCGCCCCTCACCCGATCCGGCAAGGTtggagcctcgcccgacgccggcgagttcgagtctcgcccgatcggtgaggctcgggcctcgccgAACGTCGGTGAGGCCTCCGCccgccagatccgacgagctcgaggctcgagcctcaccggacgtcgggcgaggccttcgcctcgctagattcggcgagctcgagcctcgcccggcatcgggcgagcttgagctcgccctcgccggatccggcgagctcgaggctcgccgggcgtcgcgaggcctccgcctcgcggattcggcgagctcgagctcacccgacgtcggcgagctcgaggctcgcccgccatcgccgccatcgccgtgctcgcgaccggaggaagaaaaaaagaaaaaaagaagaaagaaaaagaaaaatgattataatttcagtttttataaaaaaaaattataaagttaaagagaagaaagagagataatgaggttttgagtgaaaaatgggttaataaatgggtcataaacgggtcaAAGAGttgacccatttaaaacccatatatttTAGTGTTTACccattaaaacttattatggatgctttataagataaagcttgacccattaatgacccatttaaccataaatgggttcataaatgggttcataaatgggttgtgcaacctaTTTAACACCTctattagaaaagaaaaggccgACATGCTTCCCTCGTTTGTAC of the Eucalyptus grandis isolate ANBG69807.140 chromosome 10, ASM1654582v1, whole genome shotgun sequence genome contains:
- the LOC104423933 gene encoding triacylglycerol lipase 2, producing the protein MIWLLNPPEQDLPLILADNGFDVWMANSRGTRFSRRHTSLDPANPDFWNWSWDELAAFDIPAVFEFIHGQTGKKIDYVGHSLGTLTGLASISEGRLVDKLRSVALLGPVTYLSHMTTPLGVVLAKNSVDQIAMSLGLAEFNLGAKPLADLVQDFCHFPGVDCFNLLAAFTGSNCCLNDSTINLFLKNEPQSSSVKNMVHLGQLFRGGVLAKYDYGNASSNAAHYGDARPLVYNLSNIPRDLPIFLSYGGQDALSDKRDVQQQLESLKLHDAGKLTVQFIEDYAHADFVMGVNAKDIVFGPLLSFFKNQQ